From Zalophus californianus isolate mZalCal1 chromosome 16, mZalCal1.pri.v2, whole genome shotgun sequence, one genomic window encodes:
- the TRAPPC1 gene encoding trafficking protein particle complex subunit 1 isoform X1 translates to MTVHNLYLFDRNGVCLHYSEWHRKKQAGIPKEEEYKLMYGMLFSIRSFVSKMSPLDMYAESEEMPRKDGFLAFQTSRYKLHYYETPTGIKVVMNTDLGVGPIRDVLHHIYSALYVELVVKNPLCPLGQTVQSELFRSRLDSYVRSLPFFSARAG, encoded by the exons ATGACTGTTCACAACCTGTACCTGTTTGACCGGAATGGAGTGTGCCTTCATTACAGCGAGTGGCACCGCAAGAAGCAAGCGGGGATCCCCAAAGAAGAG gagTACAAGCTGATGTACGGGATGCTCTTCTCTATCCGCTCCTTTGTCAGCAAGATGTCCCCGCTAGACATGTACGCTGAGTCAGAGGAGATGCCGAG GAAGGACGGCTTCCTGGCCTTCCAAACTAGCCGTTACAAACTCCATTACTACGAGACGCCCACTGGGATCAAGGTTGTCATGAACACTGACTTGGGCGTCGGACCCATCCGAGACGTGCTGCATCATATCTACAGTGCG CTGTATGTGGAGCTGGTGGTGAAGAATCCCTTGTGCCCACTGGGCCAAACTGTGCAAAGTGAGCTCTTCCGCTCCCGACTGGACTCCTACGTCCGctctctgcctttcttctctgCCCGGGCTGGCTGA
- the TRAPPC1 gene encoding trafficking protein particle complex subunit 1 isoform X2, producing MTVHNLYLFDRNGVCLHYSEWHRKKQAGIPKEEEYKLMYGMLFSIRSFVSKMSPLDMKDGFLAFQTSRYKLHYYETPTGIKVVMNTDLGVGPIRDVLHHIYSALYVELVVKNPLCPLGQTVQSELFRSRLDSYVRSLPFFSARAG from the exons ATGACTGTTCACAACCTGTACCTGTTTGACCGGAATGGAGTGTGCCTTCATTACAGCGAGTGGCACCGCAAGAAGCAAGCGGGGATCCCCAAAGAAGAG gagTACAAGCTGATGTACGGGATGCTCTTCTCTATCCGCTCCTTTGTCAGCAAGATGTCCCCGCTAGACAT GAAGGACGGCTTCCTGGCCTTCCAAACTAGCCGTTACAAACTCCATTACTACGAGACGCCCACTGGGATCAAGGTTGTCATGAACACTGACTTGGGCGTCGGACCCATCCGAGACGTGCTGCATCATATCTACAGTGCG CTGTATGTGGAGCTGGTGGTGAAGAATCCCTTGTGCCCACTGGGCCAAACTGTGCAAAGTGAGCTCTTCCGCTCCCGACTGGACTCCTACGTCCGctctctgcctttcttctctgCCCGGGCTGGCTGA
- the CNTROB gene encoding centrobin isoform X2: MATSATSPSSPLRAEDLLSDSSEAPGLNQVSSEVTSQLYASLHLSRQAEATARAQLYLPTTSLPPHEMLDGLAQELSHSLSVGLESNSKKKDGSKHIFEMESVRGQLQSMLQNSRDTAYRDPLTPGPGSERREDDSFDSDSTATLLHTRPLQGLSPSSSAQALEELFPRYASLRPGPPLNPPDFQGLRDALDSEHTRRKHCERHIQTLQTRVLELQQQLVVAVTADRKKDTMIEQLDKTLARVVEGWNRHEAERAEVLRGLQEERQAAELTRSKQQETVTHLEQSLSEAMEALNREQESARLQQRERETLEEERQALTLSLELEQQRCRALQEERDDARAGQLSEHRQLEALKLALEEERQAWAQQERELQERHGALQEEVHAQLEKEKGNTQREAQVAREAQQQLTLVQSEVRRLEGELDTARRERDALQLEMSLVQARCESQRIQLQSEMTLQLEQRVSERLAQAQESSLQQAASLREHHRKQLQDLNGQHQQELSTQLAQFKVELAEREERQQQVAQDYELRLAREQARVRELQSGHQQLEEQRAELVERLQAMLHAHWEEASQLLSAPTLPPNPLVPTSRPPSPGPQEPEKGERRLWTLPPVAVALKPVLQQSREAGDEALGAPPVLCSPSPDLSLLLGPPFQSQHSFQPLEPKLGLTSSSAGDFHPDHRPERPFPEEDPGSDGDSFLKQGLPAPSQLEGLKHFLHQLLETVPQNSEAPSVDLLPPKSGPLAGPSWEEAAPHVPHLPPPVHKTKVPLAMASSLFRVHEPLSSHSQSSAPSGGSPERGGDGLAPAGQLMAVSQLLKLYQARGWGALPAEDLLLYLKRQEQGRTDSRGDTVPRRNTDSRLGEIPRKEVLPRRLAPAPKTERPPVRRKGGHPAPGSTRSRGGIWR; the protein is encoded by the exons ATGGCGACATCAGCTACCAGCCCCAGTTCACCTCTCCGGGCTGAGGATCTCCTGAGTGATTCATCAGAAGCCCCTGGGCTGAACCAAGTATCCTCTGAGGTGACCTCCCAGCTCTATGCTTCTTTGCATCTCAGTCGTCAGGCGGAGGCCACCGCCCGAGCCCAGCTGtacctccccaccacctccctccctccccacgaGATGTTAGATGGCTTGGCCCAAGAGTTGAGTCACAGCTTGTCGGTTGGCTTGGAGAGCAACTCGAAGAAAAAG GATGGCTCCAAGCATATCTTTGAGATGGAAAGTGTTCGGGGTCAACTCCAGAGCATGCTCCAAAACTCCCGGGATACGGCCTATC GGGATCCCCTCACTCCGGGTCCTGGCTCAGAGAGACGAGAAGACGACTCCTTTGACAGTGACAGCACAGCCACCTTGCTTCA CACCCGGCCCCTGCAAGGCTTATCTCCATCTAGCTCAGCCCAAGCCCTGGAGGAGTTGTTTCCCCGCTATGCCAGTCTTCGGCCGGGGCCCCCCCTCAATCCCCCGGATTTCCAGGGCCTGAGAGATGCACTGGATTCCGAACACACCCGTCGCAAG caTTGTGAGCGCCATATTCAGACCCTACAGACCCGGGTGCTAGAGCTTCAACAGCAGTTAGTTGTGGCTGTGACTGCTGACCGCAAGAAAGATACCATGATCGAACAGTTGGACAAG ACCCTGGCCCGAGTGGTGGAGGGCTGGAACCGTCATGAGGCCGAGCGGGCAGAGGTGCTTCGGGGGCTCCAGGAGGAACGCCAGGCAGCCGAGCTCACCAGAAGCAAGCAGCAGGAG ACAGTGACCCACCTGGAGCAAAGCCTTTCCGAGGCCATGGAGGCCCTGAATCGTGAGCAGGAAAGTGCCAGACTGCAGCAACGGGAAAGAGAGACGCTG gaggaggagaggcaggctctgaCCCTGAGCTTGGAGCTGGAGCAGCAGCGGTGCCGGGCCCTGCAGGAAGAGCGGGATGACGCTCGGGCTGGGCAGCTGAGTGAGCATCGACAGCTGGAGGCGCTGAAGCTGGCCCTGGAGGAAGAGCGGCAGGCCTGGGCCCAGCAAGAGCGCGAGCTGCAGGAGCGCCACGGGGCCCTGCAGGAGGAGGTGCACGCTCAGCTGGAAAAGGAGAAG GGGAACACCCAGAGGGAGGCGCAGGTGGCGCGGGAGGCCCAGCAGCAGCTCACGCTGGTGCAGTCGGAGGTGCGGCGGCTGGAAGGGGAGCTGGACACGGCTCGGAGAGAGCGAGACGCCCTGCAGCTGGAGATGAGCTTGGTGCAG GCGCGGTGTGAGAGCCAGCGGATCCAGCTGCAGTCAGAGATGACCCTGCAGCTGGAGCAGCGGGTGAGCGAGCGCCTGGCGCAGGCCCAGGAGAGCAGCCTGCAGCAGGCGGCCTCCCTGCGGGAGCATCACAG GAAGCAGCTGCAGGACCTGAATGGACAACACCAGCAGGAACTGTCCACTCAGCTGGCTCAGTTCAAGGTGGAACTGGCAGAGCGAGAGGAAAGGCAGCAGCAGGTGGCTCAGGACTACGAGCTCAG ACTGGCCCGGGAGCAGGCGCGCGTGCGTGAGCTGCAGAGCGGCCAccagcagctggaggagcagCGGGCCGAGCTGGTGGAGCGGCTCCAGGCCATGCTGCACGCCCACTGGGAGGAGGCCAGCCAGCTGCTCAGCGCCCCCACCTTGCCTCCGAACCCCCTG GTTCCTACCTCCaggccccccagccctgggcctcagGAGCCAGAGAAGGGGGAGCGGAGGCTGTGGACTCTGCCTCCCGTGGCCGTGGCCCTGAAGCCCGTCCTGCAGCAGAGCCGGGAAGCGGGGGATGAGGCGCTTGGAGCCCCACCTGtcctctgcagcccctccccagaCCTCAGCCTCCTGCTGGGGCCCCCTTTCCAGAGCCAGCACTCCTTCCAGCCCCTGGAGCCGAAGCTGGGCCTCACCTCATCCTCGG CCGGGGACTTCCACCCTGACCACAGGCCGGAGCGGCCGTTCCCTGAGGAAGATCCTGGGTCCGACGGGGACAGCTTCCTCAAGCAGGGGCTGCCGGCCCCCTCCCAGCTCGAGGGCCTCAAGCATTTTTTGCACCAG CTGCTGGAGACGGTACCCCAGAACAGCGAGGCCCCCTCTGTTGATCTGTTGCCCCCGAAGTCTG GTCCGCTGGCTGGCCCGTCTTGGGAGGAAGCAGCCCCGCACGTgccacacctcccaccccccGTTCATAAAACCAAAGTGCCCCTAGCCATGGCGTCCAGTCTTTTCCGGGTGCACGAGCCTCTCTCAAGCCACTCCCAGAGCAGTGCTCCCAGCGGTGGCTCCCCAGAGAGGG GTGGAGACGGGCTGGCTCCCGCGGGGCAGCTGATGGCTGTGTCTCAGCTCTTAAAACTGTACCAGGCTCGGGGCTGGGGGGCGCTGCCTGCCGAGGACCTGCTGCTCTACCTGAAGAGGCAGGAACAGGGCAG GACGGACAGCCGAGGGGATACTGTccccagaaggaacacagacTCCCGCTTGGGTGAGATCCCCCGGAAAGAG GTGCTCCCTCGCCGCCTCGCTCCAGCCCCGAAGACTGAAAGACCTCCAGTTCGCAGGAAAGGCGGGCACCCTGCCCCCGGCAGCACGAGGAGCCGGGGGGGCATCTGGAGATGA
- the CNTROB gene encoding centrobin isoform X1 — translation MATSATSPSSPLRAEDLLSDSSEAPGLNQVSSEVTSQLYASLHLSRQAEATARAQLYLPTTSLPPHEMLDGLAQELSHSLSVGLESNSKKKDGSKHIFEMESVRGQLQSMLQNSRDTAYRDPLTPGPGSERREDDSFDSDSTATLLHTRPLQGLSPSSSAQALEELFPRYASLRPGPPLNPPDFQGLRDALDSEHTRRKHCERHIQTLQTRVLELQQQLVVAVTADRKKDTMIEQLDKTLARVVEGWNRHEAERAEVLRGLQEERQAAELTRSKQQETVTHLEQSLSEAMEALNREQESARLQQRERETLEEERQALTLSLELEQQRCRALQEERDDARAGQLSEHRQLEALKLALEEERQAWAQQERELQERHGALQEEVHAQLEKEKGNTQREAQVAREAQQQLTLVQSEVRRLEGELDTARRERDALQLEMSLVQARCESQRIQLQSEMTLQLEQRVSERLAQAQESSLQQAASLREHHRKQLQDLNGQHQQELSTQLAQFKVELAEREERQQQVAQDYELRLAREQARVRELQSGHQQLEEQRAELVERLQAMLHAHWEEASQLLSAPTLPPNPLVPTSRPPSPGPQEPEKGERRLWTLPPVAVALKPVLQQSREAGDEALGAPPVLCSPSPDLSLLLGPPFQSQHSFQPLEPKLGLTSSSAGDFHPDHRPERPFPEEDPGSDGDSFLKQGLPAPSQLEGLKHFLHQLLETVPQNSEAPSVDLLPPKSGPLAGPSWEEAAPHVPHLPPPVHKTKVPLAMASSLFRVHEPLSSHSQSSAPSGGSPERGGDGLAPAGQLMAVSQLLKLYQARGWGALPAEDLLLYLKRQEQGRTDSRGDTVPRRNTDSRLGEIPRKEIPSQVLPRRLAPAPKTERPPVRRKGGHPAPGSTRSRGGIWR, via the exons ATGGCGACATCAGCTACCAGCCCCAGTTCACCTCTCCGGGCTGAGGATCTCCTGAGTGATTCATCAGAAGCCCCTGGGCTGAACCAAGTATCCTCTGAGGTGACCTCCCAGCTCTATGCTTCTTTGCATCTCAGTCGTCAGGCGGAGGCCACCGCCCGAGCCCAGCTGtacctccccaccacctccctccctccccacgaGATGTTAGATGGCTTGGCCCAAGAGTTGAGTCACAGCTTGTCGGTTGGCTTGGAGAGCAACTCGAAGAAAAAG GATGGCTCCAAGCATATCTTTGAGATGGAAAGTGTTCGGGGTCAACTCCAGAGCATGCTCCAAAACTCCCGGGATACGGCCTATC GGGATCCCCTCACTCCGGGTCCTGGCTCAGAGAGACGAGAAGACGACTCCTTTGACAGTGACAGCACAGCCACCTTGCTTCA CACCCGGCCCCTGCAAGGCTTATCTCCATCTAGCTCAGCCCAAGCCCTGGAGGAGTTGTTTCCCCGCTATGCCAGTCTTCGGCCGGGGCCCCCCCTCAATCCCCCGGATTTCCAGGGCCTGAGAGATGCACTGGATTCCGAACACACCCGTCGCAAG caTTGTGAGCGCCATATTCAGACCCTACAGACCCGGGTGCTAGAGCTTCAACAGCAGTTAGTTGTGGCTGTGACTGCTGACCGCAAGAAAGATACCATGATCGAACAGTTGGACAAG ACCCTGGCCCGAGTGGTGGAGGGCTGGAACCGTCATGAGGCCGAGCGGGCAGAGGTGCTTCGGGGGCTCCAGGAGGAACGCCAGGCAGCCGAGCTCACCAGAAGCAAGCAGCAGGAG ACAGTGACCCACCTGGAGCAAAGCCTTTCCGAGGCCATGGAGGCCCTGAATCGTGAGCAGGAAAGTGCCAGACTGCAGCAACGGGAAAGAGAGACGCTG gaggaggagaggcaggctctgaCCCTGAGCTTGGAGCTGGAGCAGCAGCGGTGCCGGGCCCTGCAGGAAGAGCGGGATGACGCTCGGGCTGGGCAGCTGAGTGAGCATCGACAGCTGGAGGCGCTGAAGCTGGCCCTGGAGGAAGAGCGGCAGGCCTGGGCCCAGCAAGAGCGCGAGCTGCAGGAGCGCCACGGGGCCCTGCAGGAGGAGGTGCACGCTCAGCTGGAAAAGGAGAAG GGGAACACCCAGAGGGAGGCGCAGGTGGCGCGGGAGGCCCAGCAGCAGCTCACGCTGGTGCAGTCGGAGGTGCGGCGGCTGGAAGGGGAGCTGGACACGGCTCGGAGAGAGCGAGACGCCCTGCAGCTGGAGATGAGCTTGGTGCAG GCGCGGTGTGAGAGCCAGCGGATCCAGCTGCAGTCAGAGATGACCCTGCAGCTGGAGCAGCGGGTGAGCGAGCGCCTGGCGCAGGCCCAGGAGAGCAGCCTGCAGCAGGCGGCCTCCCTGCGGGAGCATCACAG GAAGCAGCTGCAGGACCTGAATGGACAACACCAGCAGGAACTGTCCACTCAGCTGGCTCAGTTCAAGGTGGAACTGGCAGAGCGAGAGGAAAGGCAGCAGCAGGTGGCTCAGGACTACGAGCTCAG ACTGGCCCGGGAGCAGGCGCGCGTGCGTGAGCTGCAGAGCGGCCAccagcagctggaggagcagCGGGCCGAGCTGGTGGAGCGGCTCCAGGCCATGCTGCACGCCCACTGGGAGGAGGCCAGCCAGCTGCTCAGCGCCCCCACCTTGCCTCCGAACCCCCTG GTTCCTACCTCCaggccccccagccctgggcctcagGAGCCAGAGAAGGGGGAGCGGAGGCTGTGGACTCTGCCTCCCGTGGCCGTGGCCCTGAAGCCCGTCCTGCAGCAGAGCCGGGAAGCGGGGGATGAGGCGCTTGGAGCCCCACCTGtcctctgcagcccctccccagaCCTCAGCCTCCTGCTGGGGCCCCCTTTCCAGAGCCAGCACTCCTTCCAGCCCCTGGAGCCGAAGCTGGGCCTCACCTCATCCTCGG CCGGGGACTTCCACCCTGACCACAGGCCGGAGCGGCCGTTCCCTGAGGAAGATCCTGGGTCCGACGGGGACAGCTTCCTCAAGCAGGGGCTGCCGGCCCCCTCCCAGCTCGAGGGCCTCAAGCATTTTTTGCACCAG CTGCTGGAGACGGTACCCCAGAACAGCGAGGCCCCCTCTGTTGATCTGTTGCCCCCGAAGTCTG GTCCGCTGGCTGGCCCGTCTTGGGAGGAAGCAGCCCCGCACGTgccacacctcccaccccccGTTCATAAAACCAAAGTGCCCCTAGCCATGGCGTCCAGTCTTTTCCGGGTGCACGAGCCTCTCTCAAGCCACTCCCAGAGCAGTGCTCCCAGCGGTGGCTCCCCAGAGAGGG GTGGAGACGGGCTGGCTCCCGCGGGGCAGCTGATGGCTGTGTCTCAGCTCTTAAAACTGTACCAGGCTCGGGGCTGGGGGGCGCTGCCTGCCGAGGACCTGCTGCTCTACCTGAAGAGGCAGGAACAGGGCAG GACGGACAGCCGAGGGGATACTGTccccagaaggaacacagacTCCCGCTTGGGTGAGATCCCCCGGAAAGAG aTCCCCTCCCAGGTGCTCCCTCGCCGCCTCGCTCCAGCCCCGAAGACTGAAAGACCTCCAGTTCGCAGGAAAGGCGGGCACCCTGCCCCCGGCAGCACGAGGAGCCGGGGGGGCATCTGGAGATGA
- the CNTROB gene encoding centrobin isoform X4, which translates to MAPSISLRWKVFGVNSRACSKTPGIRPIVRDPLTPGPGSERREDDSFDSDSTATLLHTRPLQGLSPSSSAQALEELFPRYASLRPGPPLNPPDFQGLRDALDSEHTRRKHCERHIQTLQTRVLELQQQLVVAVTADRKKDTMIEQLDKTLARVVEGWNRHEAERAEVLRGLQEERQAAELTRSKQQETVTHLEQSLSEAMEALNREQESARLQQRERETLEEERQALTLSLELEQQRCRALQEERDDARAGQLSEHRQLEALKLALEEERQAWAQQERELQERHGALQEEVHAQLEKEKGNTQREAQVAREAQQQLTLVQSEVRRLEGELDTARRERDALQLEMSLVQARCESQRIQLQSEMTLQLEQRVSERLAQAQESSLQQAASLREHHRKQLQDLNGQHQQELSTQLAQFKVELAEREERQQQVAQDYELRLAREQARVRELQSGHQQLEEQRAELVERLQAMLHAHWEEASQLLSAPTLPPNPLVPTSRPPSPGPQEPEKGERRLWTLPPVAVALKPVLQQSREAGDEALGAPPVLCSPSPDLSLLLGPPFQSQHSFQPLEPKLGLTSSSAGDFHPDHRPERPFPEEDPGSDGDSFLKQGLPAPSQLEGLKHFLHQLLETVPQNSEAPSVDLLPPKSGPLAGPSWEEAAPHVPHLPPPVHKTKVPLAMASSLFRVHEPLSSHSQSSAPSGGSPERGGDGLAPAGQLMAVSQLLKLYQARGWGALPAEDLLLYLKRQEQGRTDSRGDTVPRRNTDSRLGEIPRKEIPSQVLPRRLAPAPKTERPPVRRKGGHPAPGSTRSRGGIWR; encoded by the exons ATGGCTCCAAGCATATCTTTGAGATGGAAAGTGTTCGGGGTCAACTCCAGAGCATGCTCCAAAACTCCCGGGATACGGCCTATCGTGA GGGATCCCCTCACTCCGGGTCCTGGCTCAGAGAGACGAGAAGACGACTCCTTTGACAGTGACAGCACAGCCACCTTGCTTCA CACCCGGCCCCTGCAAGGCTTATCTCCATCTAGCTCAGCCCAAGCCCTGGAGGAGTTGTTTCCCCGCTATGCCAGTCTTCGGCCGGGGCCCCCCCTCAATCCCCCGGATTTCCAGGGCCTGAGAGATGCACTGGATTCCGAACACACCCGTCGCAAG caTTGTGAGCGCCATATTCAGACCCTACAGACCCGGGTGCTAGAGCTTCAACAGCAGTTAGTTGTGGCTGTGACTGCTGACCGCAAGAAAGATACCATGATCGAACAGTTGGACAAG ACCCTGGCCCGAGTGGTGGAGGGCTGGAACCGTCATGAGGCCGAGCGGGCAGAGGTGCTTCGGGGGCTCCAGGAGGAACGCCAGGCAGCCGAGCTCACCAGAAGCAAGCAGCAGGAG ACAGTGACCCACCTGGAGCAAAGCCTTTCCGAGGCCATGGAGGCCCTGAATCGTGAGCAGGAAAGTGCCAGACTGCAGCAACGGGAAAGAGAGACGCTG gaggaggagaggcaggctctgaCCCTGAGCTTGGAGCTGGAGCAGCAGCGGTGCCGGGCCCTGCAGGAAGAGCGGGATGACGCTCGGGCTGGGCAGCTGAGTGAGCATCGACAGCTGGAGGCGCTGAAGCTGGCCCTGGAGGAAGAGCGGCAGGCCTGGGCCCAGCAAGAGCGCGAGCTGCAGGAGCGCCACGGGGCCCTGCAGGAGGAGGTGCACGCTCAGCTGGAAAAGGAGAAG GGGAACACCCAGAGGGAGGCGCAGGTGGCGCGGGAGGCCCAGCAGCAGCTCACGCTGGTGCAGTCGGAGGTGCGGCGGCTGGAAGGGGAGCTGGACACGGCTCGGAGAGAGCGAGACGCCCTGCAGCTGGAGATGAGCTTGGTGCAG GCGCGGTGTGAGAGCCAGCGGATCCAGCTGCAGTCAGAGATGACCCTGCAGCTGGAGCAGCGGGTGAGCGAGCGCCTGGCGCAGGCCCAGGAGAGCAGCCTGCAGCAGGCGGCCTCCCTGCGGGAGCATCACAG GAAGCAGCTGCAGGACCTGAATGGACAACACCAGCAGGAACTGTCCACTCAGCTGGCTCAGTTCAAGGTGGAACTGGCAGAGCGAGAGGAAAGGCAGCAGCAGGTGGCTCAGGACTACGAGCTCAG ACTGGCCCGGGAGCAGGCGCGCGTGCGTGAGCTGCAGAGCGGCCAccagcagctggaggagcagCGGGCCGAGCTGGTGGAGCGGCTCCAGGCCATGCTGCACGCCCACTGGGAGGAGGCCAGCCAGCTGCTCAGCGCCCCCACCTTGCCTCCGAACCCCCTG GTTCCTACCTCCaggccccccagccctgggcctcagGAGCCAGAGAAGGGGGAGCGGAGGCTGTGGACTCTGCCTCCCGTGGCCGTGGCCCTGAAGCCCGTCCTGCAGCAGAGCCGGGAAGCGGGGGATGAGGCGCTTGGAGCCCCACCTGtcctctgcagcccctccccagaCCTCAGCCTCCTGCTGGGGCCCCCTTTCCAGAGCCAGCACTCCTTCCAGCCCCTGGAGCCGAAGCTGGGCCTCACCTCATCCTCGG CCGGGGACTTCCACCCTGACCACAGGCCGGAGCGGCCGTTCCCTGAGGAAGATCCTGGGTCCGACGGGGACAGCTTCCTCAAGCAGGGGCTGCCGGCCCCCTCCCAGCTCGAGGGCCTCAAGCATTTTTTGCACCAG CTGCTGGAGACGGTACCCCAGAACAGCGAGGCCCCCTCTGTTGATCTGTTGCCCCCGAAGTCTG GTCCGCTGGCTGGCCCGTCTTGGGAGGAAGCAGCCCCGCACGTgccacacctcccaccccccGTTCATAAAACCAAAGTGCCCCTAGCCATGGCGTCCAGTCTTTTCCGGGTGCACGAGCCTCTCTCAAGCCACTCCCAGAGCAGTGCTCCCAGCGGTGGCTCCCCAGAGAGGG GTGGAGACGGGCTGGCTCCCGCGGGGCAGCTGATGGCTGTGTCTCAGCTCTTAAAACTGTACCAGGCTCGGGGCTGGGGGGCGCTGCCTGCCGAGGACCTGCTGCTCTACCTGAAGAGGCAGGAACAGGGCAG GACGGACAGCCGAGGGGATACTGTccccagaaggaacacagacTCCCGCTTGGGTGAGATCCCCCGGAAAGAG aTCCCCTCCCAGGTGCTCCCTCGCCGCCTCGCTCCAGCCCCGAAGACTGAAAGACCTCCAGTTCGCAGGAAAGGCGGGCACCCTGCCCCCGGCAGCACGAGGAGCCGGGGGGGCATCTGGAGATGA
- the CNTROB gene encoding centrobin isoform X3: protein MAPSISLRWKVFGVNSRACSKTPGIRPIHCERHIQTLQTRVLELQQQLVVAVTADRKKDTMIEQLDKTLARVVEGWNRHEAERAEVLRGLQEERQAAELTRSKQQETVTHLEQSLSEAMEALNREQESARLQQRERETLEEERQALTLSLELEQQRCRALQEERDDARAGQLSEHRQLEALKLALEEERQAWAQQERELQERHGALQEEVHAQLEKEKGNTQREAQVAREAQQQLTLVQSEVRRLEGELDTARRERDALQLEMSLVQARCESQRIQLQSEMTLQLEQRVSERLAQAQESSLQQAASLREHHRKQLQDLNGQHQQELSTQLAQFKVELAEREERQQQVAQDYELRLAREQARVRELQSGHQQLEEQRAELVERLQAMLHAHWEEASQLLSAPTLPPNPLVPTSRPPSPGPQEPEKGERRLWTLPPVAVALKPVLQQSREAGDEALGAPPVLCSPSPDLSLLLGPPFQSQHSFQPLEPKLGLTSSSAGDFHPDHRPERPFPEEDPGSDGDSFLKQGLPAPSQLEGLKHFLHQLLETVPQNSEAPSVDLLPPKSGPLAGPSWEEAAPHVPHLPPPVHKTKVPLAMASSLFRVHEPLSSHSQSSAPSGGSPERGGDGLAPAGQLMAVSQLLKLYQARGWGALPAEDLLLYLKRQEQGRTDSRGDTVPRRNTDSRLGEIPRKEIPSQVLPRRLAPAPKTERPPVRRKGGHPAPGSTRSRGGIWR, encoded by the exons ATGGCTCCAAGCATATCTTTGAGATGGAAAGTGTTCGGGGTCAACTCCAGAGCATGCTCCAAAACTCCCGGGATACGGCCTATC caTTGTGAGCGCCATATTCAGACCCTACAGACCCGGGTGCTAGAGCTTCAACAGCAGTTAGTTGTGGCTGTGACTGCTGACCGCAAGAAAGATACCATGATCGAACAGTTGGACAAG ACCCTGGCCCGAGTGGTGGAGGGCTGGAACCGTCATGAGGCCGAGCGGGCAGAGGTGCTTCGGGGGCTCCAGGAGGAACGCCAGGCAGCCGAGCTCACCAGAAGCAAGCAGCAGGAG ACAGTGACCCACCTGGAGCAAAGCCTTTCCGAGGCCATGGAGGCCCTGAATCGTGAGCAGGAAAGTGCCAGACTGCAGCAACGGGAAAGAGAGACGCTG gaggaggagaggcaggctctgaCCCTGAGCTTGGAGCTGGAGCAGCAGCGGTGCCGGGCCCTGCAGGAAGAGCGGGATGACGCTCGGGCTGGGCAGCTGAGTGAGCATCGACAGCTGGAGGCGCTGAAGCTGGCCCTGGAGGAAGAGCGGCAGGCCTGGGCCCAGCAAGAGCGCGAGCTGCAGGAGCGCCACGGGGCCCTGCAGGAGGAGGTGCACGCTCAGCTGGAAAAGGAGAAG GGGAACACCCAGAGGGAGGCGCAGGTGGCGCGGGAGGCCCAGCAGCAGCTCACGCTGGTGCAGTCGGAGGTGCGGCGGCTGGAAGGGGAGCTGGACACGGCTCGGAGAGAGCGAGACGCCCTGCAGCTGGAGATGAGCTTGGTGCAG GCGCGGTGTGAGAGCCAGCGGATCCAGCTGCAGTCAGAGATGACCCTGCAGCTGGAGCAGCGGGTGAGCGAGCGCCTGGCGCAGGCCCAGGAGAGCAGCCTGCAGCAGGCGGCCTCCCTGCGGGAGCATCACAG GAAGCAGCTGCAGGACCTGAATGGACAACACCAGCAGGAACTGTCCACTCAGCTGGCTCAGTTCAAGGTGGAACTGGCAGAGCGAGAGGAAAGGCAGCAGCAGGTGGCTCAGGACTACGAGCTCAG ACTGGCCCGGGAGCAGGCGCGCGTGCGTGAGCTGCAGAGCGGCCAccagcagctggaggagcagCGGGCCGAGCTGGTGGAGCGGCTCCAGGCCATGCTGCACGCCCACTGGGAGGAGGCCAGCCAGCTGCTCAGCGCCCCCACCTTGCCTCCGAACCCCCTG GTTCCTACCTCCaggccccccagccctgggcctcagGAGCCAGAGAAGGGGGAGCGGAGGCTGTGGACTCTGCCTCCCGTGGCCGTGGCCCTGAAGCCCGTCCTGCAGCAGAGCCGGGAAGCGGGGGATGAGGCGCTTGGAGCCCCACCTGtcctctgcagcccctccccagaCCTCAGCCTCCTGCTGGGGCCCCCTTTCCAGAGCCAGCACTCCTTCCAGCCCCTGGAGCCGAAGCTGGGCCTCACCTCATCCTCGG CCGGGGACTTCCACCCTGACCACAGGCCGGAGCGGCCGTTCCCTGAGGAAGATCCTGGGTCCGACGGGGACAGCTTCCTCAAGCAGGGGCTGCCGGCCCCCTCCCAGCTCGAGGGCCTCAAGCATTTTTTGCACCAG CTGCTGGAGACGGTACCCCAGAACAGCGAGGCCCCCTCTGTTGATCTGTTGCCCCCGAAGTCTG GTCCGCTGGCTGGCCCGTCTTGGGAGGAAGCAGCCCCGCACGTgccacacctcccaccccccGTTCATAAAACCAAAGTGCCCCTAGCCATGGCGTCCAGTCTTTTCCGGGTGCACGAGCCTCTCTCAAGCCACTCCCAGAGCAGTGCTCCCAGCGGTGGCTCCCCAGAGAGGG GTGGAGACGGGCTGGCTCCCGCGGGGCAGCTGATGGCTGTGTCTCAGCTCTTAAAACTGTACCAGGCTCGGGGCTGGGGGGCGCTGCCTGCCGAGGACCTGCTGCTCTACCTGAAGAGGCAGGAACAGGGCAG GACGGACAGCCGAGGGGATACTGTccccagaaggaacacagacTCCCGCTTGGGTGAGATCCCCCGGAAAGAG aTCCCCTCCCAGGTGCTCCCTCGCCGCCTCGCTCCAGCCCCGAAGACTGAAAGACCTCCAGTTCGCAGGAAAGGCGGGCACCCTGCCCCCGGCAGCACGAGGAGCCGGGGGGGCATCTGGAGATGA